GAAGAAGCTACTGTTACGAGAGAGTATTTATTAGAAGCTGACAAAGGTTTACGAGGTTCGCGACCAACTCGTGATACGCAGCTGTTTTTGAGTTTGAAGGTTTAGTTTTATGGTGGATATGTGCTTGGTAGCGTGGAGTGCATCCTCGCGAGGAACACTGGACTTTATTGTTCCGAGTTTTTAGAGCTTTGTTCTTTCCCTCCTCGGTAGAAAAGCCTGTGAGGAAGTTACAGCCTTCTGAAcagtaatgaaaattttttttgacTAACAAAAATTTTATGCTGTCTCAAAGCAGAATAAAGTCATAGGATTAATTAAAAAccttgtaataaataatttgtaaaagGTACTATGGCACATtgggaaaaattggaaaaagtaTTCTATGACCCCCCTATTCAAGATTATAATTTTTGTCTTCCACATTACAACGTTTCAAGTTTTTAAGACAAAGAGAAAACTACTAATTACGTACTCCTTAAAGCTTTGCCCGCAGCTAAAAGAAGATTGTACGGTTTATTGACTAGGTCGAATTCGCGACCCTGAATAACCGTGGTCTTCTCTCGCCAGAATTTACAGGAAATCACGTCATCCTTGATAGAACTGGACTCCATTTGAACAGCACCTTCTTGctgtaaaagaaattaaaaatggaGCAATATCACAACACGTATGAAAGTAAAACAGTAACCATAATTATCTAATAGGGAAATCCACCGACCCTTTTCACGCCTGGTTGTGCTACTGCAAAGGATTAATGAAATCATTATTAAAAGGAACTAAATTGAAATTGTAGACATCTGAGAactaataataaacgaataacatttttttggATTTCTGGCTACTGCTACCGTAGCAAAGCTttatcgaattgaaattttaatgaaatcctAGCTGgttcgaataaaatattcaacCGGTTCAGCTTGCACGATATAAGTAGCTTCATCAACTTTGCATTCGTGAAGCTTCGaataataaacgaatgaaaCTCGTTACTTAAACAGCTCATTACTTCGTACGGTTGAATTTAATATTCAGTTGGAGAGAGTGTTTTAACATTCTCTTACGAGCATGTATAATGGTATACGAACCATGGGTTGCCGTATATTAGTCTTTCCAGAGTTCCAAGACATATGCAAACcaatttctccttcttcgttcGTGCATTCTACCACGCTGTCGTCACCCTGTGCAACAAATGATTAATCAAGTAAACCTTTattcattcaaattattaacTCCTTGTTACATCACGTTGcaaattttctatatatatatattagttTACTGGTGAGAAATTTTGATTGAAATACAAAAAACCAAAATCGCAGAATTACCATTTTGCTGTCATCCGATAAACCAACAGCGACATATTTACTGCCGCTTGCTTGAAGCTCGAAGAGATATCGTTCGCCACGAACGAGAATTGCGACCACTGCGACACAATTTTTCGTGTCCACACATTTCTCCGGTGTGCCAAAACAATTCTTCGTTGTGCCACATCCGGTGTACAAAGGATCCTCCGCATTGATCGGCTAAACAAGAggaatattcaaaattttaaattcaaatgttTGCATTGTATAATAATGAGGACCATAAGATTCCATAAATCTAAATGTcttatatcgagaaatttaaatatctcgcacGGTAACTTAATCGAAAATGAAACAATGGAAGTTGCTATACTATAAATGTTAATACAAAACTCATCCATCAAGCAACATCCATTTATCGCAAGTCATGAATCAGGAGGAGGGGGCAAACTTTCAACAGATTCTTGGAAGATTTATTTTCATCCAAAATATAAACGAATGCTGTTTCGTAATATATACGTGCGTACAGAAGCTGCATGGTGAGCAGCTAATGGGGTAGCTGCAGACCTACAGTCTGGAAACTCATCGATAATGTTCCCGACCGAGAAACAGGCAGATTCATTCGCCTTTTCTCACGACGATCTCGTTTCGAAAGTAGACCGGTAACGAGGACGACACGCAAAAAATCACTTGACCCGTATCTTGTCATTTGTCGTTCGTTAATGCGTCGACCGACGTAGTGGAAATAGGGTCGCGTGTAGTCAGATACGGcatgaaatggaaaaatttttattttactatgaattaaataattagaaattaagttttcaataaaatatttcagtttggtaaaatagtaattaagaagaaTTAATACTAAAgacactgaattaatttgtacacctaatattttaataatacctTCTATAATCATATATTGAATATAAATTAACTGATTACTTAATTGCAGTGCTTAATTACAAGTTTGTTCATAAACAAAACATAGGTTTAAAAATCTAAAGTAGCATGACCGGCCTTCAACTTAGACACAGCTCGGAAAACAGAATAATTGGTGTGGAGTAAGTGTTGCCGGTCATTAACCGCTGCTACATACATTTCCaagctttttattttcattaagtaAGCCCGTTTCGTTGCATCGTTGAAGAGAATCATGTACTGACCGCCATAATTAAACTGacaattattctaattactCGTTGAATAAAGATCAGATGAACACGTGTTCTCATTATCAACCGCGagattattctttcttttttcaaattaataaaataattactacgAATTCAAAGGGTTAACCATGCTTCCTAATGCGACAAGGATCAAATCTGATGATGGTAAACATCATTGACCATGATTCACGAAAGTAAATTACCATCCTATCGTGGAAATTATGCATTTTGCGTGGTATAGTTAACTAGTCTACGCATATATGCATGCATAATACATTCGTGAATCTTAATAAGGATATTCGTCGAAACATGATTTTACTTttgattagaaaaataatagttCAACCTAGATCGTTTATCAATACGTTCCACTCCTAGGAAAAACGTATCATTAATTACCTGACGATCATTATTAATCATTCTACCATCAAGTTCCTTGATAAAGGAATCTCCTACGAAAGGaaacaaaatttctaaaaaatcttTTATTCGTGTAAAATTCAAACATTTCAGAATTTCTAAGAGTTATGACCCATCCCAGAAAAAATTCCAGTTACGTCCATAGTGCTCGTTAAATACATCGAATTCAATAGCAAACTTCGATTTCTCTTCCCTCGACAAAAAGAGCACCTGATCATCGAATCTTTCCGATGATTATTGGGTGTGAAAAACACGTTTTGCCTGGTGATCGTGAAGTCGAGGAAGAGAATGCTTACCTCGTAATCGACGGTCGGGCTGTAATAGGGCGGTGTGCTTGTTCGCAACGTGGTGATCGGCGTAGACGAGGTCAACACGTCGATGGATCGCTTGCGAACGTTAACTCTTGGCGATTCGACACCGACCCAGTACGTGCTGTAATCCTGTGCGAACGTGGACCTACgccaagaaaaagaaacgaaacatcAGTAAATGGTCGAGATGCACGGTTTCGTCTGGTCAGTGAAAGGGAAACGAGAGTATTTCAGAAAGGCGAGAATCACTGACACGTGAGGAACGATATTGATACAATCGTTAAAAGATGAAGAGAATTGTAGCTGATGGACTAATAATCCTTTcagatttcattgaaaaaatgctattaattaaatcattttgtaCTCTGAAAAACACTCTTTTCCTTTCTTAGGTGTAATACAAAATGAATAAAGAGGACTTAATTTATCTTGCCATGTAAAATATTCTAACATGATGTATCTTCCTCCCTATTAAAGTATACCTAATTATACAACTAGAGATACAAATCTTTTACtaacatattattatattgcAAATTGAATTTCATCAATTGAAACGTCTTGCTGTTTAGAACACGGACCACGCAACACATTTTTCATAGCAACTGTTTGGGATGGTGGTCAAATAGTGACAGAAGTAATCCGTAACAAGACATATCCATCTACGAGTCATTTGTTAGTTGCTGACACGCTAAATCCTCGATATATCAATCACTCCGTAGCACATACAGCCGTGCAAGGAATCAGACATATATTTCATAAGAATTTCCTTCTAGTATTTCATCCTTTTATTTagtattcaatatttattcgCTCATCAGTACTGATAATACCTTATCAGGGGCACAAGCATAAATTAAccccattttttaataaatatcaacAAATTTTCGAAGAATTTTCCCCCTATCGGACAATTATAGTTGCGCTACTGCAATAGGATACAAGTTCACTCCAATAATTccaacaaaaatcaaataaaaaaaaaaggaaaggaaacacTGATCCATAATTCCTCATCTGAAAAGATAAGCGTATAAATTACAACGTTCCGGGTCATCGTGATGTAATAAGTTACAGTGCAGGCGTGGGAACACTGCAGGATAATACAACGTTGAGAACGAGTAACAGTTAGAAGTTGATGTTGAAAAATTCGCATCGATAGTTTCCATCGAAGGAAAGAATTCGCGGTCGAAAATCACGGTTAATTTATTACCGTCGGCATTAATTCGAGCAAGTTTTAATGGAGCTGGGTGTGCCGCATTAATTGACCGTTCAGGAATAACCGGTGACACCGATTACAAGCGGAAAAGTTTATAACGAATGTCCCCGGCGTTTCTCGCACCGTTATGCCGCGTTTATATTGTATTCCATACACGAGACACGGTTAAACCGTGCCACGCGTTCGTTTCTAATCGTAATTCATATGCGAACAGAAGCCTGCTGTGTGGTATCACGTGCGTGCTTTTACTAGGCGCACACTTTGCTCCCGAGACCGAGTTTCCCGATGGAAAATGAACGTTTAATTAGTTGTCCTAATTGCGACCGGTTCGTAGAAATATCGTGATGGGTGTCTTTAATTTGACAGGTTGGCTGTTTcacataattttatattagataTTTGCAATTGCTAAAGAAATATACATTCATTTATAGCCGGAGTCATTAGTGACCTAATTTCATTCAGTTacctaattaaaaaatgaagaaagaaaggaaaaagatttttaatatcattaagGTTGTATTAATCATTCGAAATGgcaaaagaaattaattcataAGGATCTTAAGACGTTGATTTATAGAAGAATCAACGATGACCTAATTTCAttggattaaattgaaaattaaagagaagaaattttaaatcgCAATAGTAACCTGAATGTAGAAATTTGAGCAGTATCTACATTAAAAGGTTgctctttgaaatttttaataattcatgttATCGTATGTCTTGTAGATATGACTAAATCTACTGCGCCAGTCAATCTGAGATTTTCTACTTCGgaattcagaaatttttaaatagataTCTTCTGCAGTTTAAAAATGTTCAGAAATAGGAATTGGGTGAAATGATAATTAGAAGCAATAAAATAAACATGATAATCTCAGAACGATGTTTTGTACATAAGTTGTAATACTTGTTATCACAACAGGAAATCATGTACTAAATCTGACTATATAACTTATAAGCCTATGTCAATTTACTCTTTACTTATACTTGAATCTACTACATTCTAGTAGCAACTTATTTATCTTATGCCAGGCAAATATAAATAGgaattattatcttctatggtaaATATAAGTTTGATAATACAATCTGAGACAGAAATATGTTGATAAATTGCTTACTTAAAATCACAATTCAAAGTCATCTATTCTCCAACTATATTTTgtcaaaaatcaaattattataattcactttctaTAAATTTCTCGATATCGAAAACATTTCAGTTTCGTGCCACAGGATTTAATGTCTAATTCATATGACTAATTAATGCCAACATGAtgttaatttgatttttaataggTGTTTAATTAGCAGTACCAAAAAGCGAAAATAGTATTGCAACTATGTGATTATAAAGACCTTTCAGAATCACCGGATCGTGACGTTTAATATGAATTATGAGAGGATTTAATGTGAAAGTACAGTAACGCTTGATTTTCGTGACTCGATTCACCTTGCTTCCGCATTCCAATGAGTTATTCCCTTTGCACGCCCAACAACCGTATCGTCATGCTGCATTTACTTGTGTGTACCGTTGCATCAAAGCAGAGTAAGCacgtttttattcaaatataataattccACAAATTTCCTaaacaaataataaagaaatgtaCTCACTTGAAAACTATGGTACCCTCATAATCCACAGGTGCCTCCCAATCAAACTCGAGGTTATGCTTCTTACTGGTATTCGTGTGAGTCACAGCATTCTTAACAAAAGAAAgagtaaaaaaatgtatttttatcgacacattacattatttaacgACCTTCAGAAAACGAATGGCACGTGAATCACGTCGTACTTGAAATGTCTAATTCTGATTAAAAAAAGATCTTATCGAGAAAGCACTTATTAGCTAAAATGGACTTTGTAATTAAGTACGAGTATTTGGTCGAaatgttcaatttttttttctgaacACACAAGCTGTTTTGTAAGTTTATaagtaaaattaagaattcttaattttttatacttcaccaatttttccattttttgttCTTTGGAGTTAATTGACTTCGCAAATGAATGGCTTATTTTGTAATACCATTCCTAGTTCATAATTTGcaagaaaataatttcttcgCAAAAGTAATGCGCCCTTACTTTTACACCTTGCGTGCACTCGATGGTCCTCGCCGAGTCGGGCAAGTTTGCAAACTCGCCAACAAATTCACCGGTATCCGCGTCACGTGCGACTATCATGAAACCCTCGTAGGCAAGACCATGAGGACTTCCTAAAATCAAACGGACTCTACCCTGTCCCGCAGCTGGTAAAACTTGATAAGGAGCTGGGTGAGCGTTCTGCTTCGAGGTCCCAGGATGACGAGGTGTTAGATCCTCGCAGGAGTCCGGTGGTGCTCCTCCTGGCAGACCGAGCGTCCTCGCGAAGAGAACGCTTAGGAAAATTACAagtgtttctttcatttctgcaacaaatcaattttattttgttgttgATATTCGGAGAGAAAGAATTCGTCGAAATTATGAAATCTggggaattttaattaagaatttttcaattaaccaaGCTCCCAAAAATagaggaattctcaaaattttccGAGTtctaaaaattctcaaattttttcACTTTTAATCTTATAAAAGCTTTGAGAAACCGACTATCAAGGAACAAAGTAACAAAGAGCTCTCTAGTCGCGACAAAGTTGCAAGGCTAGTTTACAAGAAAGAATCCCGCCGACGATCAGTCCTTATACGAGACGGACACGTATTTAATCAATCTGCTTTTTATCTACCCTTTGCGGTGGAATAATTGCGAAGAAGATACCGCGTACAAGGATATCGCTCCAATTCCCGGAACATCTCTACATGTATAATGGAACGAGCTGTACTTTATAACAGCTCAAGAATTCGCAGCTTCTACTTCGTTCCATGCGGCTTTTCCGTATACGTCATCTGTGTTCATTGAACAATTTAACGTTGAAAGTCTGTGCATTAGTCACCGTTCTAAATTAACCACGATTTCTTGCTGTCTCTATAACCTGACCTCGGGTATTGAACGTTATTAGTGTCAGTAACATTATAAAATGTGTTgtaaaatttctacaaaaattgTTTAGTAACGttggaaataatttatattcagcTAATAAAGTAATAATGAGGTAcactctgaaagttttgagaattctCTTTCTAAAGTACATGAACGAAGATAGTGAAGGGGTTGACATGAAAGATCATGCAATTTGTACCTGTTTCTCAATAACAATGAACGAATCAATTACATAATAATAGAAGAGGCGTTTTAGAAATGATGTGCAAGCAAAGAAATCCAGGTGGGTCGTCCAAGTAAGATGGGTGAAAGTCTGAGGAGTCTTCCATGCGTGGGTTGCACACAACTTGTCTACTAAGTCATTCACTGTACGCTGCACGTGAGTTGAATTGTCGTGAATAGAGAAACAGTTTAACGTACGCTAACGGTTatacacgtattttttttttttacattcgcTTACGAACAATCGTGTATTCATGCAGTTGCTTTGCAACGTTGATCGAACGTTTACTTCGAATCTGTGTTTGCGTGAAATTTCGTGCCAGCTGTGTTTGCTGATAGTATCAGTACTGTTTGATTGGTTTTTAATGTACACATTGTTACGAACTTGCTACAGgaaaatactttttaaaaaaagacatttatttcttaataaattaagaTGATGgatgttttatttattatttaacccaATGTTCCataagttttattttaattttgaaaaggaaTATAATTTCGCCCTTTGATTgctgttttataatttttttaatttcttaaagaatattttagaaGTGCATAGCAAAAGCTAATATCTGAACGAACCAATCTCCATAAAGTGAAACCAAAGAGAAATCTCTAAGGCTACGTGCAAACATTACTTAACTCAATATTCAGTTGAATTCTAAAGAGATATTGTTACTTTGAACATCTCtatcaatttaattaaacaggATTCGTATATTTTTCAAAGCCCTGCATTAACCCATTCATTCTGTActtcaatttataataatcaGGAAAAAAGGTACACTACAGAATGAAGTCCTTTTCCCTTTGTCATTATAATAAACACAAAGCTATGAATGCGGATCTTTGtattgttatttttaatatttgcgaTGAAAGAATATTCACATATTATATGCTTGTCGAGGGAAAAATGAAGCTGCAATTGTTGCGAAACATCGCATGCATGAGTACTCACGATTTTACATTTCCAATAATACTAGGTTTGCATGATGCCTTGGTTATTTAGTAGGTCAGCAGttattatttaactttattaatgattaataatattttacgacaaattgaagataaaaataaaaatcaaattatggAGCAATTAGGTAATTAATGATAATCGTCCaatattatcaaatttatattactggtaaaacaaatattttaataattaatacaggaattattaattatttaattactccTCACAATGCATATTTGACAATATTCAATACAGATAATTttcactttttaataaaatattttaataattaatggtAACATCATACTCATTAACAAATATTACTAACTTCTTgtcaatattataatattaatctaCCCCTGATATTCATTAAAAGAACTGAATTACTTTAAAAGATCCCGATCTACCACTCAAGCTATTAAAGCGATTGAAGTCTtcattaattaacacgttgactggcaCAGTAGAAACAGCCATACTTAATAACGCACACAATAACAAGCACCATTAAGGAGGATATTAAagattaatttcttctttaatttaatCATTCAATTTGTTACTTTAGATTATTAATATCATTCCCATGGACTTCATATTTGAGTAGATTCAATTCTTTTACATAACTGATCTCGACAGTCGACGCTAATTTGTTATAATTCGCTAATTACATCGTATAACATGATGCAATTAATTTAACACTGAATCGAGGTGCTAAATATTTCAATCGTGATACGGAATGCGATAATACGGACtattaaagatattaatgattcatttttttctaatcTAACGCTTcagtttttttcaaaattaagttACTGGTTACTTGATGCGAcaatgattattaaaaatattaattattaatttttctaatttagaattttcagcCCATTAATCGATATATTAAACAACAATCCAATTACAATGCAAGAAATGTTAAAACAATGTTAAATATGATGCAAAGGTTAACATCAATTCTGAAATAACGTTAATAAAGTAACAATGTAAACAGCATACAATAGCCTCAAAACGGGGACTTTATTTCTTTCACCGGTGTTCACCGCGATAATGAAGCCAGGGAATAAAAATCcattcattaaaaaagaaaaaaaagaagcggcGTTGAATGACAGATGAAGAATTAAGAAGCACGGTAATCACGCTTCGTCGGCTATTATCATGTATCATTACCGTATTGTTTGAAGAAACGGGCACAAGGCTTTCTGCGGTTTGTTCTCCATTGGTACCGACTCACGCACCGATCTACGAATCTCGACGATAGAAACtgtatatacaataataacGCTACTATAAAAGTGCATCGTAATTCGACAAAATGTACTTTCGTTTGATGTAGAACGATAGAAAAAAGATTTCTAATGAGAGCGAAATGGTACTTTCCTAAGAGAAAGCATTTCAACAGAttggtttatttttctttcactcttgtagcatttggaaatttttgttttaattaaattgcacttACAAGTTTCTATAAATTCATGGATTTATATGTCACTTATTTATCTATTACACAAAAATGATACTTTCATGAGtgaaagtattaaaattattaaatttctttatgTTCCGCTTTCATGATATTTAAAGAATATTTGTAATTagaacattttaaattttcttcaatgTCTAAAAAGATTATATAACAGCTTCACTCAAGAATTTTTgctttttgataattttatcaAAACGAAATAAAAGATAAAGATGTACTTGCGCAACAAACGTGAATCACAATTTTcatattgcaaaatatttctCCAAATATTTTCAACCACGTGGCGTGCCCAGATATAAAATTGTGAAGAAGATGTACAGTTTTATCTATCGTTTCAAGAATACAATCATGTACGCACACATGAATTATACATGATGGAAAAGTATATGAGTCAGACAGGCTGCCTCACATTACGCGTCACTTGTGCAAATAATGTAACATTATGCACTGTTTAtctttcttctaattttaaatACTGTCCAACAAAGTATTGCATACAAATTCCACACAGGGGTGGTTCACAATAAGAGGTAAAAATAATTGGCAAAATAAAGGTAACTAGCAGTTATTAAATAATTCACAAAAttcttatcaaatatttttaattttctacacaattcAGCCTTCAATCCCCTGTGTGTATAATAATGCTTTagttataaatgaaaatgattctgTATCCATGCACCATATGAGTCCCAAAATATCTGTCTTCCaaggattaattttttcaaagtaaTCAGCTAAGTCTGTTTTTGATCAAAGATAACTCAGTTCTATAATACATGAAGATTCAGATATGGAGAGAAGACTACAAGGACGGATTATGGTATTACATTTTTACTTTAGCGCTCACCGATCTTTATATTTAATACTTTATATCAAGGGATTAAGACATTATCGTAATCAATGATTAATTGCATTGGTTCAATAGTGAACCACAATTTGTTCAACAATTAGATGGTTCAACAATTCGTTGAATAGTATTAACCTTGTATTATATTCAGGAAGCGATAATCACGTGGAATTTGCAAAGTTATGATAATATGAATTTACATTGGTAATGTAAATTCACTTTTTACATGAAATGAAAGTGATGGGATAGTTTCAAgtgaaaagtaaaattttttttgaataaataatctgtgaaatattaaaaattttcaacatagagtttaaatcttttaaaaaaatagaaaactatGAAATCTCGCTGAAAGGTTTTTCTAATACAATCAAACAGTATGCCCTGTGTGTTTGGTGAACGTATCACTATAGTAACGTTACTCTCTTGCCCTATAAATTATTTACTGAACACTGTACCTAGAATTCCACTTCAATGTTATCTAGTTATTTTATTGctagtttatatatatatatatcatgcaCCTCTGTCCTAGAAATTCCTTGTCGAACATTGTTTCGAAATTCTTAAGTTGACGCGTCACGTTGCAAACTAATTTCTTACGTAAACGAACTAAAATGCTAATGAGAATCTATTTACTAACAAGTAAGAAAACATTAAcctaaatataattcaaaatatttcaaaagattccTGGAATGTACAGTTGtacttatttcattaatttcattcaaatttccCGCCTCGCTAATTGAATACCATTGACattatcgataatcgattttcgatttgaaattatttttcaaatattttcaattttatataataaatgaatGCTACCTTCCAAATGAAACTATAATTTCCAAATGTTTCGGTAAGAAATTAAAGATTCGGTTTCATTCTATTCGATACACTATTTCTCGATAATTGATTATGAAACGATTAGATGAAGAAAGTATGTTGAATCGTCCACGCTTTCTAAACTATTACCCCAACGCATACTGTTTTAATTATACTAAATGTTACACGTTAATGATCGATTTTGCGTTAAAATTTAGCATATAATTCACCCTCTGAAACAAAACGATTCGTTGTGCCACGTGCATGAACATGAAAAACATTTTGGTCGGTGACAGGTGCACCGGGAAACTTGTTTTTCAAGCAGGCGTTACAGAATATGGAATGAAGCACAGTTACGTTCAccataacaattttattttagcgactgatttttattttatcgacagttaaatattaaaagttaaaaaaaaatttaaataaactctAATAGAATTACAATGTGTCTTGCTATACAGATCCGTTTTCACAGCAGCATCAAAATCAGCGAACGAACTAACGTCAAGCAAAGTACATTCGAACGTTTATTGTTTCTCACTTAAAATGACGAGTTAACAATTTGAAATCGGTACTCACGATATTTCATGTTCGATTGTCGCGTCGATCCTCGATTTCTCGATTTATTCCCAGCGTAAATAACACGCGATGAAACGAAGTCACGTGTAGTCGGAGCTCCGATACATGTACACACACGATCTTTGTTAATTCCGTCGAAAAGAAACACGCGCGTCACTGGCGTAACTTAGCGTAGAAAAACCAATGATTCATCGAAATCGTTGATCATCAGAACGCGACACAAAATCCTAAACTGCAACGACGCCTTTTTAGCGATGATTAAATCGGCACAGTTTTATACAGGTTGCTCTGGTTTCGACTCGCGTTGATCTTGTGTCTCTCGCCACCTATGCGCGGCTGCTTCAAATTCTCCCGTATACACGGAGATCGCGAATAAGAAAAAGAGCTGTTCACTATAAGTTTAGTTAGGTCAAGTGTTTTCCCGTCGTAGTCTCGAGGAGCACTTGTTGATTCCGGACGAGCATAGTTCTGACCAGAAACGCCGTGAACCACACCTTACGAGAGACTGTATAGTGGATATACGGATCGAGTTGAAAGGCCCTCGTCCGTGAGACTACACTCAGGACCGTAGCAAGTAACTGGTAATTTCGATGCTTTATCGATCCACGCTCTTTCAGATCTCTCCGCATAGCATAAACAATACTTGggcattttttaatttgaatgagAAATGTACTTACTCATCTAAAGCGATTTTGTTTGCGAaaactaataatttattaaatcatcATGCCATATTGATTACTAACTTGGAA
The sequence above is a segment of the Osmia lignaria lignaria isolate PbOS001 chromosome 12, iyOsmLign1, whole genome shotgun sequence genome. Coding sequences within it:
- the LOC117603126 gene encoding putative ferric-chelate reductase 1 homolog isoform X1, whose translation is MKYQMKETLVIFLSVLFARTLGLPGGAPPDSCEDLTPRHPGTSKQNAHPAPYQVLPAAGQGRVRLILGSPHGLAYEGFMIVARDADTGEFVGEFANLPDSARTIECTQGVKNAVTHTNTSKKHNLEFDWEAPVDYEGTIVFKSTFAQDYSTYWVGVESPRVNVRKRSIDVLTSSTPITTLRTSTPPYYSPTVDYEPINAEDPLYTGCGTTKNCFGTPEKCVDTKNCVAVVAILVRGERYLFELQASGSKYVAVGLSDDSKMGDDSVVECTNEEGEIGLHMSWNSGKTNIRQPMQEGAVQMESSSIKDDVISCKFWREKTTVIQGREFDLVNKPYNLLLAAGKALRNNGVGFHDVAHAATGGAKLLADVGAFSTASNILIRVHGALMLASWIGTASIGILLARYYRQTWVGSQLCGKDQWFAWHRFFMILTWSMTIAAFVIIFVELGEWSSEVIHASLGLATTILAFVQPFMAALRPHPGAPRRPLFNWAHWFVGNAAQICGIIAIFFAVRLNKAKLPEWVDWILVAYVVFHILTHLVLTFVGCASDRQASQRVNSFPMKDMHSRGSMVHPDARQDAPHAGIRKSIFGIYFVVIVLFTAALIVITVLAPIEDTWVTFTNTIKSY
- the LOC117603126 gene encoding putative ferric-chelate reductase 1 homolog isoform X2 — protein: MKETLVIFLSVLFARTLGLPGGAPPDSCEDLTPRHPGTSKQNAHPAPYQVLPAAGQGRVRLILGSPHGLAYEGFMIVARDADTGEFVGEFANLPDSARTIECTQGVKNAVTHTNTSKKHNLEFDWEAPVDYEGTIVFKSTFAQDYSTYWVGVESPRVNVRKRSIDVLTSSTPITTLRTSTPPYYSPTVDYEPINAEDPLYTGCGTTKNCFGTPEKCVDTKNCVAVVAILVRGERYLFELQASGSKYVAVGLSDDSKMGDDSVVECTNEEGEIGLHMSWNSGKTNIRQPMQEGAVQMESSSIKDDVISCKFWREKTTVIQGREFDLVNKPYNLLLAAGKALRNNGVGFHDVAHAATGGAKLLADVGAFSTASNILIRVHGALMLASWIGTASIGILLARYYRQTWVGSQLCGKDQWFAWHRFFMILTWSMTIAAFVIIFVELGEWSSEVIHASLGLATTILAFVQPFMAALRPHPGAPRRPLFNWAHWFVGNAAQICGIIAIFFAVRLNKAKLPEWVDWILVAYVVFHILTHLVLTFVGCASDRQASQRVNSFPMKDMHSRGSMVHPDARQDAPHAGIRKSIFGIYFVVIVLFTAALIVITVLAPIEDTWVTFTNTIKSY